Proteins co-encoded in one Centropristis striata isolate RG_2023a ecotype Rhode Island chromosome 24, C.striata_1.0, whole genome shotgun sequence genomic window:
- the LOC131963049 gene encoding inhibin beta B chain-like, giving the protein MRSCLFRLALFVACVLSIRCTAAPGTEAEAHTAPRDTCASCGVAQPEDPESGRLNVDFLEAVKRHILSRLQMRERPNITHPVSKAAMVTALRKLHAGKLREDGRVEIPNLDGHPMSNDVLEESSEIISFAEKDEMVTSKSSLFFLISSEGNQNLYVTQATLWLYFKLLPSPLEGRPRRKVTVKVYYQEPGLGSKWNLVEKRMELKRSGWHTFMLTDAVRLVFEKGDRRQNLDVRCEGCEEEGVVPILVNHNDESHRPFLVVQARQADNKHRIRKRGLECDGSSNLCCRQQFYIDFRLIGWNDWIIAPSGYFGNYCEGNCPAYMAGVPGSASSFHTAVVNQYRMRGMSPGSMNSCCIPTKLSTMSMLYFDDEYNIVKRDVPNMIVEECGCA; this is encoded by the exons ATGAGGAGCTGTCTTTTCCGGCTGGCACTCTTCGTGGCTTGCGTCCTCTCCATCCGCTGCACCGCTGCGCCAGGGACCGAGGCGGAGGCGCACACGGCGCCCCGGGACACCTGCGCGTCCTGCGGCGTGGCTCAGCCGGAGGACCCGGAGTCGGGCCGGCTGAACGTGGACTTCCTGGAGGCGGTGAAGAGGCACATCCTGAGCAGGCTGCAGATGCGGGAGCGCCCCAACATCACGCACCCGGTGTCCAAGGCAGCCATGGTGACGGCGCTGCGGAAGCTCCACGCCGGGAAGCTGCGGGAGGACGGCAGGGTGGAGATCCCCAACCTGGACGGACATCCGATGAGCAACGACGTGCTGGAGGAGAGCTCCGAGATCATCAGCTTTGCGGAGAAAG ATGAAATGGTGACGTCCAAGTCCAGCCTGTTCTTCCTGATCTCCAGCGAGGGGAACCAGAACCTGTACGTGACGCAGGCCACCCTCTGGCTCTACTTCAAGCTGCTGCCGTCTCCTCTGGAGGGGCGCCCGCGGCGAAAGGTGACGGTGAAGGTGTACTACCAGGAACCCGGCCTCGGCAGCAAATGGAACCTGGTCGAGAAGCGCATGGAGCTGAAGCGCAGCGGCTGGCACACCTTCATGCTGACCGACGCCGTCCGGTTGGTGTTCGAGAAGGGCGATCGGCGCCAGAACCTAGACGTGCGCTGTGAGGGCTGCGAGGAGGAAGGCGTCGTACCCATCCTGGTCAACCACAACGACGAATCCCACCGGCCATTCCTGGTGGTGCAGGCACGCCAGGCCGACAACAAACATCGTATCCGTAAGCGGGGACTGGAGTGCGACGGGAGCAGCAACCTGTGCTGCCGCCAGCAGTTCTACATAGACTTCCGGCTCATCGGCTGGAACGACTGGATCATTGCCCCGTCGGGCTACTTTGGGAACTACTGCGAGGGAAACTGTCCGGCCTACATGGCGGGCGTCCCCGGTTCGGCTTCGTCCTTCCACACGGCCGTGGTGAACCAGTACCGCATGCGTGGCATGAGCCCAGGCTCCATGAACTCCTGCTGCATCCCCACCAAGCTCAGCACCATGTCCATGCTCTACTTCGACGACGAGTACAACATCGTGAAGCGGGACGTTCCCAACATGATCGTGGAGGAGTGCGGCTGTGCTTGA